The Flavobacteriales bacterium genomic sequence ATTGGCAAATACATTTACGGCGAAGGCAATCAAACGCTGGAAGAAGTTGTGGGAATTGAGCTTCGCAAGAGAGGAATGTCGGTAGCAACGGCTGAGAGCTGTACGGGCGGAGCAATTGCAGCAGCACTTACGAGCATTCCAGGAAGTTCTGACTATGTAATGGGCGGAATCATCGCATACAGTAACGAGGTCAAGGTAAATCAACTAGAAGTGCCAGAAAATGACCTGTTGGCGCATGGTGCGGTAAGTGAGTCAATAATTCAGGCGATGGCTCAAGGTGCTCGAAAGAAATTTAAGGCCGATTTTGCAGTTGCCACGAGCGGAATCGCGGGTCCGGATGGAGGAAGCGATGAAAAACCGATCGGAACCGTATGGATCGCCGTAGCAGGCCCACAGCGTACATGGAGCAAAAAATACCTATTCGGAACCAAGCGCAAGCTCAACGTACACTTGAGTGTAAATGCTGCCTTGGCCGCATTGAGAAGAGAAATTTTAGAAACGGTTTGAAAATGTGTGGGATAATGCCGTAATTTGCACTCCATTTTTCGGACGCCTTTTAATATTCGAAGATCATGTCAAGAGTTTGTGAACTGACCGGAAAGAAAGCATTGTCGGGAAACCACGTTTCCTTCTCCAATAAGAAGTCTAAGCGCCAATTCAAGGTAAACTTGGTAAAGAAGCGCTTTTACTTGCCTGAAGAGGATAAGTGGTTAACCTTACGCGTTTCTACTTCTGCGTTGAAGAACATCAACAAGAAGGGTATCACCGCAGTGGTGAAGGAAGCCCGTGAAAAAGGATATCTGACCAAGTAATTGGTTGGTAAATTGCTTACTTTTAGGTCGTTCCGTACCGGGAAGACCTTTTTTTATTTCCACTTTCCTATGAAACGCCTACTGGTCTTCACCTTTTTCCCCTTGTACTTGTTTCGTGCAGCAAAGAGCAGCCCAAGCCATCGGACAGCCAAATGGCTGAATTTCCTTTCGTAAAAGTCGGGAACGAGTCGCGGTATGTAACCACGTTCAATGGTTCGGTTCTGGGTACAGGTTCTACCTTTAAGGTAACGAGTGAGGCGGAAGATCGCTATCAGATCGTATTGACGGCCGCTGGTATTACACAGCCGAGTACGTTGTTCACTGACGGCGCTTGGCTTTATGAGTACAGAATCAATGGCACGGAGTTGAATGCGACCAAGCTTTATAAAAAGAATGGATCGCTGGGTGAAACCTGGGAAGAAGTGGCCGATGGGGATACCATCGTGGGCGTTTTTGTCGGCATTGATGTTGAAGTTACGGTTCCGGCCGGTACTTTTACCGTAGACAAAGTGGCGACAGTGGAGAAGGAGACGACCGATACGAGCTACATATACATCTCGCCGCAGGCGGGAATCGTAAAGCAAGAACAGCAAGTTCCGGGCTTTTCATTGAAGCTCGAGTTATACGAGAAAAACTTCTAACTACTTGGTGTAGTTTTCATTAATTAATTATCTTTGCACTCCTTAAAAAGACAGGACCATGGCGAAGAAAGGAAATCGCGTTCAAGTAATTCTCGAGTGCACGGAGCATAAAGAGAGTGGTATGCCCGGAACGTCTCGTTACATTTCGACGAAGAACAAGAAGAACACTCCAGACCGTTTGGAGTTGAAAAAATACAACCCGATTTTGAAGCGGATGACTGTTCACCGCGAAATTAAATAATAAAGAATTATGGCTAAGAAAACCGTTGCAATCCTACAGAGTGGTGAGTCTAAGAACTACACCAAAGTGGTCAAGATGGTCAAATCTGACAAAGGTGGTTACACCTTTCAGGAAGAAATGGTGGCCAAGGATAAAGTAAACGACTTCTTTAACAAGTAAGTCGAAGCCATGATTGCATTAAGCCATCTACCCGTGTAGGTGGCTTTTTTTTTGGGATATTTGCCTCAATTTCAAGGGTTATGAGTTTATTCAAGCGCATTTTCTCCGGCGAAAAGAAAGAATCGCTGGACAAGGGACTAGAAAAGTCGAAGGAAAGTGTTTTCTCAAAGCTTTCGCGTGCTGTTGCAGGTAAATCAAAAGTCGATGCCGAAGTGCTCGACGACCTGGAGGAAGTATTGGTTACTTCGGACGTGGGTGTTGGCACGACCATCAAGATCATCGAACGTATTGAGGAGCGCGTATCCAAGGATAAATACCTCGGTACTGCTGAGCTCAACCAGATGCTTCGTGAAGAGATCGCGGGGCTATTGGCCGAAAATGAAGGAGAAGAGTACACGGAAATCTCAGTACCGCAGGGAGTTAAACCATATGTGGTCATGGTGGTTGGAGTGAATGGAGTAGGGAAGACCACGACCATCGGAAAGCTGGCCAAGCAGTTCAAGGATAAAGGACTCAAAGTAGTCCTGGGTGCAGGTGACACCTTTAGGGCAGCCGCCATTGATCAGCTGAATATTTGGGCCGAGCGGGTAGATGTGCCAATCGTAAAACAGAAGATGGGATCAGACCCTGCTTCAGTGGCGTACGACACACTACAATCGGCCTTGAAGCAAGATGCTGATGTGGTATTGATCGATACCGCGGGTCGACTCCACAACAAGATCGGTCTCATGAACGAGTTGGCCAAAGTGAGAAAGGTGATGCAAAAACTCATTCCCGACGCCCCGCACGAGGTGTTGTTAGTGCTCGATGGATCCACCGGACAAAACGCAGTAGAACAAGCGCGTCAGTTCACCAAAGCTACTGAGGTTAATGCCTTGGCCATTACCAAGCTCGATGGAACCGCAAAAGGCGGAGTAGTGATCGGCATCAGCGACGAGTTTAAGATCCCGGTCAAATACATCGGGGTCGGCGAAAAGGTCGAAGATCTCCAGGTATTCAACAAGTTTGAATTCGTGGATTCGTTCTTTAAAAGTCCAGAGTCCAAAGCTTAGAGTCCCGGGCTTTTCGCTCTACACTCTGTGCTTTAGACTTCTTCAATAACTGAAAAAAATAGAGTTCCATTTGAGAACAAAACAACTATATAAGAACACCATTAACGTCGTCACCTTGGGTTGTTCCAAGAACGTTTATGACAGTGAAGTATTGATGGGCCAGCTCAAGGCAAATGAGATGGACGTGCGTCATGAGGACCCTAAGGAAGAGGGTAATATCGTGGTGATCAATACATGTGGGTTTATCGACAACGCCAAGGAAGAGTCGGTGAACACGATTTTGTACCATGCCAAGCGCAAAGAAGAGGGGCTTATCGATAAAGTGTTCGTTACCGGATGTTTGAGTGAGCGCTACAAGCCGGACCTCGAAAAAGAGATTCCGAACGTCGATGAGTACTTCGGAACGCGTGATCTTCCGCGTTTACTGAAGGCCTTAGGGGCCGATTACAAACACGAGTTGGTAGGAGAACGACTTACGACGACTCCGGCTCACTTTGCTTATCTGAAGATCGCGGAAGGGTGCGATCGCCCCTGTTCGTTTTGTGCCATACCTTTAATGCGCGGAAAGCACATTAGTAAGCCAATTGAAGACCTTACGAAGGAAGCCGCGAATCTCGCCGCAGGCGGAGTAAAAGAACTAATTCTCATTGCTCAAGATCTTACTTACTATGGTCTTGACCTGTACAAAGAACGCCGTTTGGCCGATCTGCTGAAGTCATTGGCGAAGGTTGAGGGCATCGAGTGGATTCGTTTGCACTATGCTTTTCCTACGGGATTTCCGGAGGATGTGCTCGACGTGATTCGCGAAGAGCCTAAGGTGTGCAACTACATCGACATTCCGCTCCAGCACATAAGCGATCCGGTATTGAAATCGATGCGTCGTGGAACTACGATGGAAAAGACCAACCGATTGCTCGATGATTTCCGCGAGAAGGTGCCGAACATGGCGATCCGTACGACGCTCATTTGCGGCTACCCGGGAGAAACCGAGGAGAACTTCCAGGCGCTTAAGCAATGGGTGGTCGATCAACGCTTCGAGCGACTTGGCGTATTTACGTACAGCCACGAAGAGAATACCCACGCATTCAAGCTCGAGGACGATTTGCCGGACGAGGTGAAAGAAGATCGTGCCGCACAGATCATGGAAGTGCAGCAGCAGATCTCTGCCGAAAAGAATGCGGACATGGTCGGAAATACCTATCGCGTTTTGTTCGATCGCAAAGAAGGCGACTGGTTCATCGGGCGTACCGAATTCGACTCACCCGACGTCGATAACGAGGTGCTCGTCGATGCTCGCGAACACTATATCCGCATTGGCGACTTTGCCAACGTGCGCATCACGGAGGCTTTAGATTTTGACCTTTATGGGGAAGTAATCGAATAGAGTTCTTAGGTCTTAGTGTTGAGTTCTTCGCCTGCTCTAGGCTCAAAACATCGAAAGACTCGTCCGATTACTATCGGAAACAAAAAATCCCGCCAGTACAGCGGGATTTCCTTTTTTATCATTTCTGCCTACGGCAGGATTTGCATCTTTAGTGGAACCTAGCTCTTCAACCAAGAACTAAAAACTCAAAACTAAGAACTAAATCAACCGTTCATCGACACCAAGAACTCCTCGTTCGACTCGGTACGAACCAAGCGATCGCGCAAAAATTCCATGGCTTCGACCGGATTCATATCGGCCAAGTGCTTGCGGAGGATCCACAAACGCTGAAGAACGGCATCGTCCAAGAGCAAGTCTTCGCGACGAGTACTTGAGGCTACCAAGTCGATAGCTGGGAATACGCGCTTGTTCGCGATCTTACGGTCGAGCTGCATTTCCATGTTACCCGTTCCTTTAAATTCCTCGAAGATCACCTCGTCCATTTTGGATCCGGTATCGATTAAGGCAGTAGCGATAATGGTCAATGAACCACCGCCCTCGATGTTACGTGCAGCTCCGAAGAATCGCTTGGGCTTGTGTAAGGCATTGGCATCCACACCACCCGAAAGTACTTTTCCGGAAGCGGGCTGAACAGTATTGTATGCACGAGCCAATCGCGTTATGGAGTCGAGTAAGATCACTACGTCATGACCACATTCCACCATCGCCTTGGCTTTTTGCAATACGATATTCGCAACGCGTACGTGACGATCGGCCGGCTCATCGAAAGTTGAAGCGATTACTTCACCCTTTACGCTGCGGGCCATATCCGTAACCTCTTCAGGTCGCTCGTCTATGAGCAATACGATCTGATAAACCTCCGGATGATTATCGGCGATCGCGTTGGCGATCTCCTTCATCAACATGGTCTTACCGGTTTTCGGCTGAGCAACGATCAATCCGCGCTGTCCTTTACCGATCGGTGAAAACAAATCAATGATCCTATTACTTACCGAAGGTTTGTGTCCGCCCGTAAGGTTGAACTTCTCATCGGGGAAAAGCGGAGTCAAATGCTCAAATGCCACGCGATCGCGTACATAACCTGGGTCACGACCATTGATCTTCTCGATCTTCACCAACGGGAAGAATTTCTCTCCTTCTTTCGGTGGGCGAACTTGGCCTTCCACGGTATCTCCGATCTTGAGACCAAATAATTTGATCTGGCTTTGTGATAGGTAAATATCGTCGGGCGAACTCAAGTAGTTGTAATCCGATGAACGCAAAAACCCATAACTGCCGGGCATCATCTCCAACACACCCTCAGCGCTGATGATTCCATCGAGTTCGATTTCCTCTTCTTTCTTCTTTTGCTGCTGACGCTGTTGATTCTGGTTGCCGCCTTTGTTGTTATTGTTCGAATCGTTATTGCGATTACCCCGGTTTGCGCGATTGTTGTTGTCGTTGTTGCCGCTGTTATCGCTCTTTTGATTGCGAGTAACGCGATTGTCGTTGTTGCCATCGCCGTTGCGATTTCCTCGATTAACCCGGTTATTATCGTTGCTTTTGTCGCCGCTTTTGTCGTTTTGATTATCCCGATTTCCGCGGTTATCGCCTTTGTTATCTCGACCTTCGTTG encodes the following:
- the rpmB gene encoding 50S ribosomal protein L28; this encodes MSRVCELTGKKALSGNHVSFSNKKSKRQFKVNLVKKRFYLPEEDKWLTLRVSTSALKNINKKGITAVVKEAREKGYLTK
- the rpmG gene encoding 50S ribosomal protein L33; its protein translation is MAKKGNRVQVILECTEHKESGMPGTSRYISTKNKKNTPDRLELKKYNPILKRMTVHREIK
- a CDS encoding DUF4295 domain-containing protein, coding for MAKKTVAILQSGESKNYTKVVKMVKSDKGGYTFQEEMVAKDKVNDFFNK
- the ftsY gene encoding signal recognition particle-docking protein FtsY, whose amino-acid sequence is MSLFKRIFSGEKKESLDKGLEKSKESVFSKLSRAVAGKSKVDAEVLDDLEEVLVTSDVGVGTTIKIIERIEERVSKDKYLGTAELNQMLREEIAGLLAENEGEEYTEISVPQGVKPYVVMVVGVNGVGKTTTIGKLAKQFKDKGLKVVLGAGDTFRAAAIDQLNIWAERVDVPIVKQKMGSDPASVAYDTLQSALKQDADVVLIDTAGRLHNKIGLMNELAKVRKVMQKLIPDAPHEVLLVLDGSTGQNAVEQARQFTKATEVNALAITKLDGTAKGGVVIGISDEFKIPVKYIGVGEKVEDLQVFNKFEFVDSFFKSPESKA
- the rimO gene encoding 30S ribosomal protein S12 methylthiotransferase RimO, whose amino-acid sequence is MRTKQLYKNTINVVTLGCSKNVYDSEVLMGQLKANEMDVRHEDPKEEGNIVVINTCGFIDNAKEESVNTILYHAKRKEEGLIDKVFVTGCLSERYKPDLEKEIPNVDEYFGTRDLPRLLKALGADYKHELVGERLTTTPAHFAYLKIAEGCDRPCSFCAIPLMRGKHISKPIEDLTKEAANLAAGGVKELILIAQDLTYYGLDLYKERRLADLLKSLAKVEGIEWIRLHYAFPTGFPEDVLDVIREEPKVCNYIDIPLQHISDPVLKSMRRGTTMEKTNRLLDDFREKVPNMAIRTTLICGYPGETEENFQALKQWVVDQRFERLGVFTYSHEENTHAFKLEDDLPDEVKEDRAAQIMEVQQQISAEKNADMVGNTYRVLFDRKEGDWFIGRTEFDSPDVDNEVLVDAREHYIRIGDFANVRITEALDFDLYGEVIE
- the rho gene encoding transcription termination factor Rho — translated: MYDILELKEMKLPELQGIAKELNVKSITKLKKMDLIYQILDVQAESPAKVKAVVVESTTDDSKSDNGNRGGRANNNDKSNNNEGRDNKGDNRGNRDNQNDKSGDKSNDNNRVNRGNRNGDGNNDNRVTRNQKSDNSGNNDNNNRANRGNRNNDSNNNNKGGNQNQQRQQQKKKEEEIELDGIISAEGVLEMMPGSYGFLRSSDYNYLSSPDDIYLSQSQIKLFGLKIGDTVEGQVRPPKEGEKFFPLVKIEKINGRDPGYVRDRVAFEHLTPLFPDEKFNLTGGHKPSVSNRIIDLFSPIGKGQRGLIVAQPKTGKTMLMKEIANAIADNHPEVYQIVLLIDERPEEVTDMARSVKGEVIASTFDEPADRHVRVANIVLQKAKAMVECGHDVVILLDSITRLARAYNTVQPASGKVLSGGVDANALHKPKRFFGAARNIEGGGSLTIIATALIDTGSKMDEVIFEEFKGTGNMEMQLDRKIANKRVFPAIDLVASSTRREDLLLDDAVLQRLWILRKHLADMNPVEAMEFLRDRLVRTESNEEFLVSMNG